TATTCCGGCACTTTCATCTACCAGCAGGCCAACCAGATACGTACTTCACGTATTACGCATGTGCTCGAAGGTCGGAATGAGATAGAAAAACTGGAAATCCTCGACGGTCAGCCGCGCGAGTATATCCGGCGCAATGAAGACGTCACTGGCTACATGCCGGAGACGAAAACCAAGATCGTCGAAAAGCGCGTCACCCAGGATGGTTTTCCTGCCATCCTGGCCGCGCTGCCGTCCGACTTGAGCGATTACTACAATATAAAATTGGGCGAGACCGGGCGGGTTGCCGGTTTCGATTGCCAGGCCGTGCTGCTGGAGCCGAAGGACAATATGCGCTATGGCTACAAGCTGTGGGCGGAAAAGAATTCCGGCCTGTTGTTGCGGGCGCAGACTCTGAACGGCAAGAATGAAATCATCGAGCAGATTTCATTTACCCAGATTGGCATAGGCAATGTCGACCATCGCAGCCTGAAGCCGAGTTTCGGCAACACCAGCAGCTGGCATACGGAAAGCAATGTCATCAATCCAGCCAATCTGAACGAATGGAGCGTCACCGGCATGCCTGCCGGATTCAAGAAGGTACGCGAACTCAAGCGCCTGGTGACTGACGGCCCGCCAGCCAAGAGCAGCGCCAGCGCGCCGCCGCCGGCGGCAGCGCGACGCGAAGTATCGCAATTGATTTTTTCGGATGGGCTGGTGGCGATTTCGATATTCATCGAGCCG
The sequence above is a segment of the Collimonas sp. PA-H2 genome. Coding sequences within it:
- a CDS encoding MucB/RseB C-terminal domain-containing protein, whose protein sequence is MRQARVLPGVLLGVLLSMMIVLSAQAESTDAGNAADRQDAQALLKKIQAAAQKLNYSGTFIYQQANQIRTSRITHVLEGRNEIEKLEILDGQPREYIRRNEDVTGYMPETKTKIVEKRVTQDGFPAILAALPSDLSDYYNIKLGETGRVAGFDCQAVLLEPKDNMRYGYKLWAEKNSGLLLRAQTLNGKNEIIEQISFTQIGIGNVDHRSLKPSFGNTSSWHTESNVINPANLNEWSVTGMPAGFKKVRELKRLVTDGPPAKSSASAPPPAAARREVSQLIFSDGLVAISIFIEPGSQSRTEGSLQQGALNIVGKRQGDYWLTIVGDVPPAAMRQVANSIELKNK